The nucleotide window AAGGTATTTGGCGAGCAAGGGCCACTGTCAACAAGTATGCTAGTTTTAAAAGGTATGTTCAGAGATTCATAGATCTATTTGAAACTGTTTATGGGCATGTTGGCTGGGAATCAAACCTGCTTGAGAAACATCtttgctcaccactatactaacaaCACCCTTCCAAGAACACCAACCACATTttcacaatcctctctctcaccttaAAAGTTATGTAGACTAAGACACCcaatggaaaataatttgattcactcaaaGCTCCACTAAATATTTTGCTGtgatatcattttaattaatattggcTATGATAAGGTGTTATTTttgtctcttaaagtttaagagtctgctcctttATTCAGATTGGCTGGTATAGGAATAACTTCAATGTTTGCTTACACAGCTCCATCATAGTTATTTGTCCACGTTCTAACAGGATATAAAAATAAGTGATTCATTCAAGCAGAGTGACTGGAAGCTTTAACGCGATCAATACGATCCTGCTTATGTTTTCATTTCCattaatttactctgtagtaaaGGAAACGCCAAAGCGGGAAACTGCGGGCATTCTTCATTCGTGGTGGATTGCTTGTGTACAGAGGGCTTCTGGATGTTCCTAAATCAGTTCTGCAGTCACACTGTTGTGTTGGGGTGTAGCTCAGTAGTAGAGTGCTTGTCCCACATATATGAAGGCATAAATTTAtaataacattttcattaagATAACTATTTTACGCTATCAAGTATTGAACCCAGGGTGAATGCAACCTATTCCTTTAAGAGGTGTGCAAATGAGAGAAGTTCCTATTGCTTATATTCTGAATAATGGGGAAATCTCCACCTGATTCGTGAAGATTTGTTAGGCGAGTGGTGCTGTGACTCAGGAGCTGATTCAGTGTTGCTGTGGAGCGCAAGTAGATGTGCTGCTGGCTGGAGAGGATGGAGCAGCATATTGGACTTTGCTTCCCTGGTCCAGTTGAGCTCTTTGCTACTTCTTCTCCTTGGTATGCTGGCTTCAATGGGTCTTGACGTTCCGTCATCTTCAGCCTAACTTTCCAGACATCAGGGCATAACTTCTGGTCCTAATGGGCCTAACTTCCAGATAGTGGTTCTTGGCTTGCCCTATTTATTAGCTTCAGACAAAGACATTCTAATGCCTTGTCTGACAGGGTTCTGGTTGGCCAATTAAAATCTTTGATTTGCATATGTCTCATCCAAGAATTTTGTATTGCTTTGATCAGGAGAAACAGGATAAAATGTCCAGTATTTGGGAAATATCATAACTTCTTTTGAGTAATACATACAGCTTTGATCATTAGAATTCTAAACTACTCATGTTTTGCCCATTCTTTTGAAACCAAACAAGCATAGCCCACTTTATCCTGAAATAATTACGATGTCTTATAtcgtatttttaatttaatattttgggtTTACACTTTTGTAGGGGAAtgatttgccctatttctagtgctgtttgtttataTAGGGGTTCTTCTAAACTAGTTCAGTGTTCTCGATTAGGCCATTAATTAGGTATGTAATGTGGGAATACAGCCAGCACTTCATACAGTCTTTTATGAATGGAATGAAGGATGCTATTTTATCAGGTCAAAATTCTGATTTGCTAAACAAGCAATCAGAGTAAGTTGTATGCCATCTCGACACCAGAGGAGTGACTCGGTTTTCCTAACTGGGACCCTCAATCGATGTGAATGGAtcataataatttgttttttaaatgctaaATCCTTTCAATAATGCTTATTACAATCAGTATTCTGACCTTTTCTTCTGTTGTATTATAAAACAAGTGATATCTATGGGCATTTGCTCAGATATCCCttgtttttttaggtttaatgcAGTTGGTATAGCCAAGTGACTTATTCATTTAATATCAGTAGAATGGCAAAACGTGCACAGCTATATAAGTACCGCACACTGACTGATTGTGCTACTGGAGCTTTGCAAGTCCAAAGACTGACACTGCATAAACAAACGGTGAAACACAGGTTTTCgtctgtggatccatctccacatgggtgAAGGGGACAGTAAAACagtaaggaaaatacaagagaggaaactgaaagaattgtgttcactgcaaagtaggaagaggtggttAGACACGTAAACCAGCTTGGTGGTTAATTTGTGACATTTTGGGTGACAATTAGCAAACGGATTTgtcttcatgttccttaagcTGTGCAGTATATAGCCGACACACGTCTTCATGAAGAATCTCTGTAagtcaattaaacattttattttcaagtcgACTCCTTTACATGAAATAGACACCAACAGTACAAGGGGAtgagaaatgtcttttatgaaaataaacctGCTATTCACAGACCTCGGCCACAGCGTCTCCCAGGTACTTCTGCAGGATGAGGTCGAGCTCGGCTGCAGCCTGGCAGAAGCACTTGTCCACCTCGGAGAAGTCACACCTGACCGTTGTGTTTTCGAAGTAGGATTTCAGCGCCTCTTTCGCCTCCTCGTAAGTGTCCTGCTTCATGATTCCTGTGCCCTGGAAGGGAAAATCCTGGgaaaacagggagagagaatcATTCAAGATGTCCTGACCAGGTCTGCTGCAGTCAAACTAATCCTTCATTATCAGAGCTTCCATTGTCTTGCCTGTTGtcttcagtgttttaatttGAGGTTTTTGTGTAATTCCTAATCATTACGACCCTGAATCTTGGCTCCCTCTCCTGTACCATGCAGGGAGAACAAGAAAGgtgaatcatcatcatcatcccttAACGATTATCCAAATTGCCTGACTGAGACACCACCAAGAGGAAGAGCTGGAGTGTCACTTCATAACATCATCAGTAGGCAGTGAGTCAAGAGAGGGGGAGTTGTCTCACTGTTATCCTTATCTATGATCAAGAGTCTCACCTCCTGCTCTAAGCTGCCCCTAGTTGTGATCTGTAGACAGTGTGTCTTCCACCCCACCCACCTCCTGAGGGAATAATCTTGAATAAACAGAGGGCTGGAGACCCAGtccagctcctgtctctctccccttggGGACGGGAGATTTTCTCGGAACCATGTTGAGGTGAAATGGGAGTGGGATGACACAGGTGTCTTGGAGAGGTGAGTCACCCCAGCCCCTGTGTACCTCAGTGTGATTCAAGCAAGGGGGAGTGGTTTAAGGGATTTACCAATCCCGCATACGCAGCCTCTGATCCAAACTCAGGAAGGACTTCATTGTACAGCGCCAGGCAGTCCAGCTGGATAGATGATATCATGTTCTGATCCCAGGTCCGCACCCAGCTCTCCTCCTCCTGGAGCAGCCCCTCCAGCTTGACCTGGAGGCCCTCCCTGAGCTGCCACAGGGCCGCTGGGGTCAGGCCCAGGTGAGCGGGTATACCAGGGGGTGGGTGAGGGGGCGAGCAATGGGGTATGTGGGCTGCCAAGGAGGAGATCCATGCCCTGTCCTTCTGTAGATCCCTCTCCGGGCCCTTAGGGCAGTTCCACAGCTGGGTCTTGGTCTCCTGCCTGGTGATTGGCTGGCTGGCCTGAGGGGACAAGGGCAAAGAGAGGGCATGAGGAGGACAGAGAGAAAACTGAGAGGGTCTTCTCCAGGAGGACCAGGCCCTACCCCTGGTCTCCCAGCAATCACAGTCATCATCATTGCAGCTGAAACCAAACTTTTGATAGACGTCACAGACATATCAGGCTCACAGACTTGCAGCTCTCAGCTGCCTGGGGTGAGACACAGGGGGAGTCTGCTCCCTCTTCCTCTGACAGTCCTATCAAATGACAGCAGCAGACCTGATCCAACCCCACCTTCCCTttcacacacagccacacacaggCATGACTGTGTCACCATCATCACCACCTCCACCATCACAATCTCCACTATTTTCCATTACCATCATCATCACTTCCACCATCACAACCCCTACGAtcttcatcaccatcatcatcacctCCACCATCACAATCTCCACTATTTTCgtcatcatcatcttcatcacatTTCTAATAAATGATCTCCACCATCTTCACCGCCATATCCTTCTTCATCATGACAATCATCATgtccaccatcatcatcatcaacaccTTTCcatcaacatcatcatcataaccACCTTCATTATCTACACTATCATCTGCATCATCCTGAGCAGAACACATTGGTTGTCTTACACTGGAAGAATTTTTGCTCAGAGCCTCAGTATTGGTCGACCCTCTCTGGCCTTTCAGGGTCACATCCGTCTCTGTCAAGACCTGTCAACAAGATGACTGCTTTAGTCTCACCAGCAGAACCCAACCAAGTTTGTGTctcagtacaggtttattcttaGTCTAACAGAATTAATACTTGGGGAAGAGCATTTAATAatgagagcaggaggcacttctttacatagagggaggtgggtgtgtggaacaagctatccaaccatgttgttgaagccaatactcaCTTTCCTGTGAGATCTGCCCCAGGTCTCGGTGTGACGCCCTTCTCTTTGCTCGGCCATTCCTCTCTCAACATGAGGGAGTTTCTCCCGGCGGCACTGGGGAGGAGAAAACAGTTAccagacagacaaacacactgtcatcatcatcatgggcCAAGATGACCCTACATGACAGTGGTCTGTCCTCGATTCAGAAGCAGTGTCCAGCCCTCAGCTATCCAGCTTCATGATCCCCAACATCCCTGTCGAGACCTGTTGAGGGGCCAGTTCTGCTAGACCAGGGGTCTCAAGCCTAATCACAATACTTGGGGGGCCAGGTGCATCTCCAGGCTTTCTTTCCAAAAGGGGCTagccaattaaacaattaagctaattattttcataagaagatgtggaaataatgtgtttaataatatattttgatgtCTCTCACTGTTGAAGACTCAAAATATTCAAGGCACAGTTGGATATTTAAGGTCTggataaaggtacagtattagaatatgttttgtttaattaaaaaatgagatcAACTTTGTAACCAAGACCTCTGGGCAGGAAACCAGATGATGCACCAGACCCTCTAGGAATGGAGTTTGAGACATGCTcaccctctctcacacacaacctcacacacactcaccctctcactactactactactactactactactactactaataataataataataataataatgcagacttGCTTTTCTTGGGGTCTTGGGTCTGGCTCCTGTGTTGGCTGAGTCTGCTGTTACCTCCTTCCTGATCTGGGGATGTCAGACACAGTTCTGTTACAGACACGGGCTGGACTAGACTCACAAGCACAtacacccacagacacacactcccacacatTAACACACACGCAGATGCACACATTGTCAGGTAGAGTCTTTCTCCTCCTCAAGAGAAGACAACAGAGCCCTGCTACTGCGATGAGCTTTAATttcaggaggaggaagaagaggaagaatcaCAATATGAAGAAGACCAGCAGTGGACTCACAGCTCTTTGGGTCCGGGGCCTGACTCTCAAACTTGTCTCCAGTCTCTGGTGGGTTCTTCTCTGTTTACCTCTGTTGACATCTGTGGACAGGACAGTTCAGTTAGACAAACAAGTTCGACCAGACTTCACTCTCatagtcaatcaatcaatcaatcaatcaatttttttcttatattttgccTTTTAATCCAGAacatcaaagcactttacaaaacatactgtatactgtattctaAGTATCATATAAAAACAGAgcactcacagctctctggacgTTGGTCTGGAATCTAGAAAGTGGTTCCATTCTCAGGCGActctggacctcaacacctgttgatgggtcacttctgtcagacacacgagtggagcccaagcccacctacacacacactcacacacactgacagatatacacccacacaatcacacacattatcacacactgacagacacccacccacacatattcacacacagacattacacacacacacagacactcacacacactcacagacacacattcacacactgacagacaccacacactcacagacacacattcacacactgacaacccacactcacagacacacattcacacactgacaacccacactcacagacacacagacacacattctcacactgacagacacacacacatacactacacacactcacagacacacattcacagacacacacacagacacaacacacactaacagacacaacatacatttatacacacaatcagacacatactcgcacacattcacagacacacacatagactacaaatacttatagacacacaccaacacacacggacaaaaacacacacactcataactacaaatacagtataactaacactaacacaaatgccactaacattaaaacagtaacactatcactaagaATTACACTATCATTATcactgacacaaactactactacactactaatactaataataacagtaatgctatcactaaaactaacatgactactagtgtaaatactctaacagtaactctataattataactaatattaacatgaatactggCATCAAAACTATCAGTAGCGCAATCACCATTAATACtgacatgaacactagcattaataTTAAAGCTACCGATTGTACTCTCACtagtattaaatataaatacactCACATTAGTATTAGTCCGTGACGTCACACCACTCTTTGTGACGAAGGCGAGACACCTAGCTGGGCACAGTGATGTGGCACGTGTCaccgtggttaccatacttatgacttttaaacagtggaaaaatgcatttaaactgttacctacacaaatttatcaacttggaatataattttcaaGCTCTAGAATACAATTTctaaacaataatttaaataattattctttAATTTGGGATTGAACATTATGAACGCACTATGGTATTTAATAGATATGGGTTTTATTGACtattttctagatatttaaagaatttaaagaaagaaaagaatcagtactcaccaatcggtgaagttaatcgatGATTCTAAGGTTTTTTAGctgaattaattggttgtcgatacATAAGTGATCATTGACCCTCCTCCCGCGATCTCGCTTTCTGATCCCGgtgctctggctggtgtctgtgacgtcacagcactctttctgacagagcagagcgcgtctccgctgaaggagactcctgtccggagcacggggggggggggggggctttgcTTACAGATATAACATCTCCAATGATAAAACTTATCGGGCTGTGAGGAGAGGCGATTCATAACAGCTGGAGAAGAAGAACGACAACCGAGAAATTAAATTCATtaagcaggaaaaaaataatttacttcacaGATTATTGAGTTGTGTAGCGTAATCCCGTAAAGCACAAGAGAAAGAGCCCAAGTCCCTGTAATAAGATGTTATAAATTGACCAGACTATAGCTCttagcagtgggactcagatcacacagaagacctttctgtgtgtgattccaaaCCAGTCCTGGAAATCAGAGTCTCCCACACGTCATTCACAGGCAgtcttataaatatacagttaaagaGAGTCTTATGAcagttacagtgccttgcgaaagtattcggcccccttgaacttttcaaccttttgccacatttcaggcttcaaacataaagatataaattttttattttatgtgaagaatcaccaacaagtgggacacaattgtgaagtggaacgaaatctattggatttttgaaacgtttttaactaataaaaaaatgaaaagtggggcgtgcaaaattattcggcccctttactttcagtgcagcaaactcactccagaagttcagcgaggatctctgaatgatccaatgttgtcctaaatgactgatggtgataaataaaatccacctgtgtgtaatcaagtctctgtataaatgcacctgctctgtgatagtctcaaggttctgttgaaagcgcagagagcatcatgaagaccaaggaacacaccaggcaggtccgtaatactgttgtggagaagtttaaagccggatttggatacaaaaagatttcccaagcttcaaacatcccaaggagcactgtgcaagcaatcatcttgaaatggaaggagtatcagaccactgcaaatctaccaagacctggccgtccctctaaactttcagctcagacaaggagaagactgatcagagatgcagccaagaggcccatgatcactctggatgaactgaagagaactacagctgaggtgggagagtctgtccataggacaacaatcagtcttacactgcacaaatctggcctttatggaagagtggcaagaagaaagccatttctcaaagatatccataaaaagtctcgtctaaagtttgccacaagccacctgggagacaccccaaacatgtggaagaaggtgctctggtcagatgaaaccaaaatcgaactttttggccacaatgcaaaacgatatgtttggcgtaaaagcaacacagctcatcaccctcaacacaccatccccactgtcaaacatggtggtggcagcatcatggtttgggcctgcttttcttcagcagggacaggaaagatggttaaaattgagaggaagatggatgcagccaaatacaggaccattctggatgaa belongs to Lepisosteus oculatus isolate fLepOcu1 chromosome 14, fLepOcu1.hap2, whole genome shotgun sequence and includes:
- the LOC138243389 gene encoding uncharacterized protein; amino-acid sequence: MVGYINSVLTETDVTLKGQRGSTNTEALSKNSSSASQPITRQETKTQLWNCPKGPERDLQKDRAWISSLAAHIPHCSPPHPPPGIPAHLGLTPAALWQLREGLQVKLEGLLQEEESWVRTWDQNMISSIQLDCLALYNEVLPEFGSEAAYAGLDFPFQGTGIMKQDTYEEAKEALKSYFENTTVRCDFSEVDKCFCQAAAELDLILQKYLGDAVAEVCE